TGCTTTTTCTGTAGTTTCTTCAGCATGAATACCCGCTGAAAAGTTCCGATGAATTTCCTGAAACTCTAACACTCCTAACCATCACTGTTACCAATTTTTAATTTTAGATTATTAATCTTATGTAGAAAAATTTTAATTTTCAATCCCACAGTTTAGCAATATTGAGTAATTAGCACATATCAAGTACTATTACATCTATCTTTGGTATATAATAGATAATTTTTTAGAAGATAAGTCTGTAGACGCTGGTACGGCTACTCTACCAAAGGCTATGCCAACGAAACGTAACCCGAAGGAGATTTATATAACTCTCGGTAATGTCTTTGATATGTTACCTGGGTAAAGAAGTAAGTACCGCCGTCAATCCTACTTCTGCGGTAGTTGGTCATTGAATGATGCTATGCCCAAATCCAGCAGATAATGGATAATTCAGTGATGCGTTACGCGATCGCTAACGCATCCTACAAGATTGTGCGATCGCACTACAAGCGTGTTTCTAAACCAACATTGATGCTGAGTGTAGTAGATCGAGTTAAGAGTTTGATCCATGTTCAAGTGCCGCATGATTCTCAATCATATTCCATACATCCTGTGTAATTTTGAGTTGTAAATATGCACCGATAGTAGGAAGTATTATTAATAAACCAACAAAGATGATTATAAGCAAAGGTATATTACTACTATTATTTCTAATATAATAAGAGGCACAAGAAGGCTTATAATAGGTTATTGTCAGGAGCCAAAGTACTATACCAATAAATGCCACAATAATTTTGTCAACCCATTTTTGATTTCCTATCCAAATACGGGTTACTTCAGAACCAGTGTTTAACCTGAGCGTTATCCTCAGCGAAAGACCAAGCCAGTCACGAATAGTCGTAGACTGATTTGCATCTAAAATAATTGCACCTGCCGCTCCCTTTTGAAAGTCAACCTTGTAATTTTTTGTCTCAAAAAACTCACGTAAATGATTAACCAATACACTTACATCAACCTCTTTGTTAGGAAAATTCTTTGACGGTATTTTTAGCAGCATTGTGGAGTTCCTCTTAGGTTAGTTCTTGAGACAGTGCGAGCAAGTAGTTGCGAATTTGTGTTGCTTCGTTGATCAAACGAGCCTGATCGGTTTTAATATCTTCACGTGGAGATATCATAACTAACGCAAGGGATTCCTGTTTGCCGACTGCTTCTGAAAGAAAGTCGGTTGTCTCCTTTCTCCACTGCCAGAAGTATTTACGGACACTTGCAACGTTTGAGGTAGTTTGTGCATCATCGATAATTACCTGCAAAGCCTGGATTTGCTGCTGTATTTTCTCTCGCTGCGAAGTATATTTTGGCTGTTCTAGATTAATTGAAGCTACCTGAACTGTTGAGTTACCTGAAACGATTGTTTCAACAACCCTGCGAATACCTTGTACTACATTCAAAAAAGCTTGATCTCGGTCAGCCCAAGTACTGATAGATTCTGCGTTCTTAGGAAGTGCCTGAAGTTTCCCAAAAGGCGCTCCTTGCCAATCTACAGGTTTAAGAATAATTGGGATTACACACGCTTCCCCAGTTTCATGTCGTTCCATTGCCCGCTTCAGTTCGATGTCATAACAGTAGTCTGAAGCTAAAAAATCTGCACTAACTAACAACAAAATAATTTGGGCGGAGTTTAGATGTACATAGATATTATCTGCCCATTCGCTACCAGCCGTTATCTCACGGTCATACCAAGCAGTGATAATTTTTTGCCGTCTCATCGTAGTGAGATGTTTGGCTAACTCATCTCTCAAGGTTTCATCTCTATGGGAATAGGAGAAAAACACCTCAACACCCATGCGCAGCAGCTTCCTTTTATTACTTCTTATATAAAGTCTAATCCACTGTACCCACATCAGACTTAAGCGTGGTGGAAAACCTGTCCGCAGTCTTCTAGATTATAGATAATATTCTTATCATCAGTAACTCTCTATCATCTATGACTCAAGCCATACCTAAGCTAGTAACCTTTGAGGAATTCGTCGATTGGCTACCCGAAAATCGACGAGTCCGCTATGAACTACATAAAGGAGAAATTGTTGAGATGGCACAACCTGTAGGGGAACACGAGGAAGTTAAAGGATTTCTAGGTATCGAAATTCCTGTTGAAATCAAACGTCTAGGATTGCCCTACTTTATGCCCAACCAAGTTATAGTTAGACCTCCTGAAAAAGATTCGGGTTACATCCCAGATGTGTTGGTGCTAAATCGTACAAATCTGGAAAATGAACCATTATGGAAAAAACAATCTATCGTAAGTTTGGGTGCATCAATACCTTTGGCTATAGAGGTTGTATCAATCAACTGGCGGGACGATTACTATTTAAAATACGCTGACTATGAAGAGATGGGTATCCCGGAATACTGGATTGTCGATTATGCCGCCTTGGGTGGACGTAATTTTATCGGCAATCCCAAACAACCGACAATTACCGTTTGTAACTTGGTTGATGGGGAATATCAGATAAGTAAGTTTCGAGATAGCGATCGCATTATCTCCCAAACTTTTCCCGAATTGAATCTCACGCCAAATCAGATTTTTCAAGCTGCTGTGGTGTAGTGTTTAAATTCTTAATTTGTAATACTTGGCAATGAAGTCTGACTTTTAAACCACTTTGCTCCATTCGCAATGACAAATGTATATTTAATTTTGCATTACTACTTATGCAAGTCCTTGTCAGACACTTAAGTTGCTTTGCTGAAACTAAGGGGTTTTTACAAGACCACAAACTGACTCTTTTCCCCATATAGTCGTTATCCAATTACCATTCCATTGTCTATTGACTGCGGCGGCAGCTACAGGACATTTAATTTTTGCATCATCATTGTTCCAGATCGGACCAGCTTTAACTTCGCTAGGACTTGGTTCGGGAATGTGATGTGAGTTTCCAACAATAAACAAAGCAGCAATCAGACCCACTGATCCAATTACTGACCCAATTATTAATAAACGGATTTTGTTAGGTTTTGAAGGTGGTGTAAGAGTTTCAGCTTGGCTTGCTGCTACGGCTTCGTTTGACAGTTTGATTGATGCCACATCATCCCTGCGGAAGAGAGCTTTAGCCTGAATCACCTTTGCAGACTTACCTGAAGGTTCGATTGCTATTTTCTGGGAAGTAATTTGAGCTTCAATTTGGGCAATATCTTCATCTCTAAGTTTTAAAACTTGCTGCAACCGTTTCAACTCGTTTTGAGTGTCGCTACTGAGAGAATGCTCGCGCCCAATCGCCTCAACTAAAACTTGCTCATAGCGCTGCAATCTTTTCTGGTACTCTTGGTAAGGTTTAAGCACCTCGTTTTCAATTGCCGTAGTATCTTGAGGTAGCAGTTCCAGTCCATCTCGTAGCTCATCTAAGGCATTACGCCCCACAACTGAAATCACGCCACGACTGGCAAAATGTTCTACTTCTTTGCGATACCTTAACTTTGGATCTTCGGTGGGTGCTTGAGAAAGACGGATCTTGTAACCTTCCTTGATTGCATAAATTTCTGGTTTCATTGCTGGCGCAGTTTCTTGGACTTTTCCTTTGGCATACTCATGCAACTCATCAATCGAAACCACACCATCGCTATCAATATCTGCTGCTCCAGTAGCGATCCCCTCGACCAGATAACGAGTGTAAGTCGAAAGGTCTGACCCTTCCTGCTCAAAGGAATACTGGGTGGAAGTCGAAGACGTAAGGACAGCCCGCCCTTCTCCTCCCAATTGTTTTTTAACATCTACAGAACCGTCATCCTTAGCTAACCAACCTTCGGCAAATGCTCCACTAAAGCAACAATCTAGAATTACAACTTGTCGCCTAGAGCGGCTATTGCTCATGATGTCTTGTACAAAACTGGCTGGAACTGCTGTTGCCCGAATCAGTTCTCCCTGTGGGGTTTTACGAGTGATGCGCGTAGCCAGGTGGAGCTTACCGTTGTCATCTTTGACACCATGTCCAGAGAAAAATAGCAGTACTAGATCGTCTTTCGTGCGACCCGAAAATAATGTTTCAATTGCTTCCTGCATCACCAGTGGCTCAGGATTTGACAACGTTTTAACCTCATCAAATCCACCCATATCTGGGTGTTGTAATACTCGCCGCATCGCCTCTACGTCTCTGGTAGCTCCAGGTAGGGGAGTCAAACCTGGTGCGTAATCACTTACCCCGATCGCAAGTGCTATCTTAGCCATTTTGATCTTTTATTAACCTCTTATGTGGATGCTACAAATTGTTGGGCTACCTGAATTGCTGCCAACAACTCTTGCTGATTGCTCGCTGTGACTTTGAGCTTTCTACCATTGGCTTCAACCTCCATTGTGATCGCTTTACCAACCAGGCGATCGCTCAAAAATCCAAACATAGTCTGGATATTTTTTGCATTCACCTCAGCCGTTAGCAACCCGACCAAAACCGCTCCTAATGCTTTGTTCCCTGCTGGTGGATTAGGATCGAGGATACGTTTAACGTCTTTTACTTCGTCTAAGTCAAGCATTTCGCGCCGAAGGCTTTGGGTTAATTTTTCCAATGCTTCGTCATCTAACTGAGGGTTTCTTAGATCAAGCGTAATTTGAATATCAGTTGTATTAGGCATAGTAAATTCTCGTTTATGGATAATAAATACTTCAACTAGATTCTAGAATATTCCCGAAAACTCTTTTACCTCGCATACCAGAGGAATACGAGTCTCTGATTATGAATCAGAGGGTTACATTTACCTTAATATGCAGAAATTTACAAACTTGATTTTGTTTTCTTTGAATTGATGATCAATAAATATACAGCAATCCGTTTTGATTCTTGAATTTTAGGACTTACGCAAAAGTACACGCGTTCTGGGGCAATACCCTGTGGGAAGCCTTCGGCTACATGAATTGCCCCTAGATGAAAATAAGGGTTTCGGCTATTGTTTGCGTAAATCCTGAGTTTGTTTTGCAGCGTTTTTGCACGAGAAGACTTTGACACTCTCAAGCCTTATCGTTTTGCCAATTCTGGAGTTCGCCCCTTCAAGCCAATCATCAACTTCAGCATAAACACCTTTAACACAGGTACTCGCTGCAAAAACCATAAACCCAAGCGACGAACCACTACCACAGGTAAGAAGTCATTAGAAAACATCCGATCTAATAAGTCGGTGAAACCTAAAATAGTCAGGTTCTCTAGCTTGCGCCAGCGTTCGTAACCCTTCAAAATCCGAATATCACCAATATCTTTACCCGCTTGGTGTGCTGTTTGGAGAACTTGCGCCAAAGCTGCTGCATCTCGAATCCCCAGATTTAAACCTTGTCCACCGACGGGATGACAATTGTGCGCCGCATCACCAATTAACGCTAGTCGGGGGAGAACATAGCGATCGCTTTGCATGAGTTGTACCTGGAATACAAAGCGATCGCCTAGTAGTTCCAATTTCCCCATCTGATCGCCATAGCGACGGGTAAGTTCTGCTAA
This Nostoc sp. KVJ3 DNA region includes the following protein-coding sequences:
- a CDS encoding toll/interleukin-1 receptor domain-containing protein codes for the protein MGVEVFFSYSHRDETLRDELAKHLTTMRRQKIITAWYDREITAGSEWADNIYVHLNSAQIILLLVSADFLASDYCYDIELKRAMERHETGEACVIPIILKPVDWQGAPFGKLQALPKNAESISTWADRDQAFLNVVQGIRRVVETIVSGNSTVQVASINLEQPKYTSQREKIQQQIQALQVIIDDAQTTSNVASVRKYFWQWRKETTDFLSEAVGKQESLALVMISPREDIKTDQARLINEATQIRNYLLALSQELT
- a CDS encoding Uma2 family endonuclease, with amino-acid sequence MTQAIPKLVTFEEFVDWLPENRRVRYELHKGEIVEMAQPVGEHEEVKGFLGIEIPVEIKRLGLPYFMPNQVIVRPPEKDSGYIPDVLVLNRTNLENEPLWKKQSIVSLGASIPLAIEVVSINWRDDYYLKYADYEEMGIPEYWIVDYAALGGRNFIGNPKQPTITVCNLVDGEYQISKFRDSDRIISQTFPELNLTPNQIFQAAVV
- a CDS encoding caspase, EACC1-associated type encodes the protein MAKIALAIGVSDYAPGLTPLPGATRDVEAMRRVLQHPDMGGFDEVKTLSNPEPLVMQEAIETLFSGRTKDDLVLLFFSGHGVKDDNGKLHLATRITRKTPQGELIRATAVPASFVQDIMSNSRSRRQVVILDCCFSGAFAEGWLAKDDGSVDVKKQLGGEGRAVLTSSTSTQYSFEQEGSDLSTYTRYLVEGIATGAADIDSDGVVSIDELHEYAKGKVQETAPAMKPEIYAIKEGYKIRLSQAPTEDPKLRYRKEVEHFASRGVISVVGRNALDELRDGLELLPQDTTAIENEVLKPYQEYQKRLQRYEQVLVEAIGREHSLSSDTQNELKRLQQVLKLRDEDIAQIEAQITSQKIAIEPSGKSAKVIQAKALFRRDDVASIKLSNEAVAASQAETLTPPSKPNKIRLLIIGSVIGSVGLIAALFIVGNSHHIPEPSPSEVKAGPIWNNDDAKIKCPVAAAAVNRQWNGNWITTIWGKESVCGLVKTP